A section of the Bryobacteraceae bacterium genome encodes:
- a CDS encoding type I deoxyribonuclease HsdR, with translation MSSIASERATVQNPLVEYVQEIGWAYVSPDQALTLRRGESGTLFYQTLRDKLISLNPGVVTVSNVDDVIARIESVRNNIEGNAEVLAWLRGERSVYVESEKRQRNVTLIDFAHPAESVFQVTDEWQYTNGKYRNRADVVFVINGIPVALVETKSAAKKEGIEEGLAQIRRYHRETPELVTAPQIFDVTHLIDFYYGVTWNLDRKSLFNWKDEEKGNFERKVKRFFARERFLRFLESWIVFYKKDDELRKIVLRQHQTRAVEKVVERALDPEKRTGLVWHTQGSGKTFTMIKAADLILRHPAFEKPTVIMLVDRNELESQLFANLAAYGLAPEIARSKQHLRELLKSDYRGLIVSMIHKFDRADADLCKRENVFVLVDEAHRTTSGDLGNYLVAAVPNATMIGFTGTPIDRIAYGKGTFKVFGKDDEKGYLDKYSIAESIEDGTTLPLNYTLAPNDIRVPREQLEKEFLDLAEAQGISDIEELNKILDRAVNLKTFLKAADRVDKVARFVAQHFRENVEPLGYKAFLVAVDREACAQYKRALDKYLPPEYSTVVYTSAHNDDEILAQYKLSEDEEKRVRRAFIKRDTLPKILIVTEKLLTGFDAPVLYCMYLDKPMRDHTLLQAIARVNRPYEDEEGIKKPAGYVLDFVGIFEKLESALAFDSDVVGSAIQNIDVLKTRFLVLMEQSRPFLELCAGPIDDRAVERAIEVFEDKERREGFYRLFQELETLYEIISPDVFLRPYIEDYGKLSALYQIVVNAFSKRVALIRDLMKKTEDLVKRSAVGTGLDTVMKPVRIDENTLKALKSSDGGEPPKVINLGKSLLATIQEEGEQQPFLIPISERTEAILEAYDDRQLSTQSALEQLARLMQEYLLAKREREKTGFDINTFTLFWLLKQAGAPDPGELAPKVEDAFRKYPNYRDNVVEERQLKAELYKLVLPAVGRDAMVTVVKRMLELPRS, from the coding sequence ATGTCTAGCATCGCGAGCGAGCGGGCTACGGTCCAGAACCCGCTGGTCGAATACGTCCAGGAGATCGGCTGGGCCTATGTCTCCCCGGACCAGGCGCTCACGCTCCGGCGCGGCGAAAGCGGAACGCTCTTCTACCAGACGCTGCGCGACAAGCTCATCAGCCTGAACCCCGGCGTGGTGACCGTCTCGAACGTCGACGACGTCATCGCGCGCATCGAAAGCGTCCGCAACAACATCGAGGGCAATGCCGAGGTGCTGGCCTGGCTGCGCGGCGAGCGGTCGGTGTACGTGGAATCGGAAAAGCGGCAGCGGAACGTCACGCTGATCGACTTCGCCCACCCCGCGGAGAGCGTCTTCCAGGTGACCGACGAGTGGCAGTACACGAACGGCAAGTACCGGAACCGCGCCGACGTCGTGTTTGTGATCAACGGCATCCCGGTGGCGCTGGTGGAAACCAAGAGTGCCGCGAAAAAGGAAGGCATCGAGGAAGGCCTCGCCCAGATCCGGCGTTACCACCGCGAGACGCCTGAGCTGGTAACCGCGCCGCAGATCTTCGACGTGACGCACCTGATCGACTTCTACTACGGCGTAACGTGGAATCTGGACCGGAAGAGCCTCTTCAATTGGAAGGACGAAGAAAAGGGCAACTTTGAGCGCAAGGTGAAGCGCTTCTTCGCGCGTGAGCGGTTCCTGCGGTTTCTGGAATCCTGGATCGTCTTTTACAAGAAGGACGACGAGCTGCGAAAGATCGTGCTGCGGCAGCACCAGACGCGCGCGGTCGAGAAGGTGGTGGAGCGCGCGCTCGACCCCGAAAAGCGGACCGGCCTCGTCTGGCACACCCAGGGTTCGGGCAAGACCTTCACCATGATCAAGGCTGCCGACCTGATCCTGCGGCATCCGGCGTTTGAGAAGCCGACGGTGATCATGCTGGTGGACCGCAACGAGCTCGAGAGCCAACTCTTCGCGAATCTGGCGGCCTATGGTTTGGCGCCCGAGATCGCACGCTCGAAGCAGCACCTGCGGGAATTGCTGAAGTCGGACTACCGGGGCCTGATCGTATCTATGATTCACAAGTTCGACAGGGCCGACGCCGATCTGTGCAAGCGGGAGAACGTGTTTGTCCTGGTGGACGAGGCGCACCGCACCACCAGTGGCGACCTGGGCAACTATTTGGTGGCGGCCGTGCCGAATGCGACCATGATCGGGTTCACGGGCACGCCCATCGACCGGATCGCCTACGGCAAAGGAACGTTCAAAGTTTTCGGCAAGGACGACGAGAAGGGCTACCTCGATAAGTACTCGATCGCGGAGTCGATCGAAGATGGGACCACGCTGCCGCTGAACTACACGCTGGCGCCCAACGACATCCGCGTCCCGCGGGAGCAATTGGAAAAGGAGTTTCTGGATCTGGCCGAGGCGCAGGGGATCAGCGACATCGAGGAGCTGAACAAGATCCTGGACCGCGCGGTGAACCTGAAGACGTTCCTGAAGGCCGCCGATCGCGTGGACAAGGTGGCGCGGTTCGTCGCGCAGCACTTCCGCGAGAATGTCGAGCCGCTGGGTTACAAAGCGTTTCTGGTAGCGGTGGACCGTGAAGCCTGCGCGCAGTACAAGAGGGCCCTGGATAAGTACCTGCCTCCGGAATACTCGACCGTGGTGTACACGTCGGCGCACAACGACGATGAGATTCTGGCGCAATACAAGCTGAGCGAGGACGAAGAGAAGCGCGTCCGCCGGGCCTTCATCAAGCGCGATACGCTGCCCAAGATCCTGATCGTGACCGAGAAGCTGCTCACGGGCTTCGACGCGCCGGTGCTGTACTGCATGTATCTGGACAAGCCCATGCGCGACCATACGCTGCTTCAGGCGATCGCGCGCGTGAACCGGCCTTACGAGGATGAGGAAGGCATCAAAAAACCGGCCGGCTACGTGCTCGATTTCGTGGGCATCTTCGAGAAGCTGGAAAGCGCGCTGGCGTTCGACTCCGATGTGGTGGGCAGCGCGATCCAGAACATCGACGTGCTCAAGACGCGCTTCTTGGTACTGATGGAACAGTCGAGGCCATTCCTGGAGCTTTGCGCGGGGCCGATCGACGACAGGGCCGTGGAGCGGGCAATCGAGGTCTTTGAGGACAAGGAACGCCGGGAGGGCTTCTACAGGCTGTTCCAGGAGCTGGAGACGCTGTACGAGATCATCTCGCCGGATGTCTTCCTGCGACCCTATATCGAGGATTACGGGAAGCTGTCCGCCCTGTACCAGATCGTCGTGAATGCGTTCTCGAAGAGGGTGGCGCTGATCCGGGACCTGATGAAGAAGACCGAGGACCTGGTGAAGCGGTCGGCGGTTGGCACGGGGCTGGACACGGTGATGAAGCCGGTCCGCATCGATGAAAACACGCTGAAGGCGCTGAAGTCCTCCGACGGCGGCGAGCCGCCGAAGGTGATCAACCTCGGTAAGAGCCTGCTCGCCACCATTCAGGAAGAGGGAGAGCAGCAGCCGTTTCTGATTCCAATCAGCGAGCGGACAGAGGCGATTCTGGAGGCCTACGACGATCGGCAGTTGAGCACCCAATCGGCGCTTGAACAGTTGGCGCGGCTGATGCAGGAGTACCTCCTGGCCAAGAGGGAGCGGGAGAAGACCGGGTTCGATATCAACACGTTCACGCTATTCTGGCTGCTGAAACAGGCCGGGGCTCCCGACCCGGGCGAGCTGGCACCCAAGGTGGAGGACGCATTCCGGAAGTACCCCAATTATCGCGACAACGTCGTCGAGGAGAGGCAATTGAAGGCCGAGCTGTATAAACTGGTCCTGCCGGCCGTAGGCAGGGATGCAATGGTCACGGTGGTGAAACGCATGCTGGAGTTGCCGCGGTCGTGA